From a region of the Parus major isolate Abel chromosome 6, Parus_major1.1, whole genome shotgun sequence genome:
- the LOC107206581 gene encoding translation initiation factor IF-2-like: MSGYPCMTLTVRAAPPPVPSLCGCGSGRGGAAQPRSRRGKPVSAGPGAQPLPLGSAPAAGRRSGAGTRASSGASPGVGSEAPPPARAPGARRARAMSEAESGAAGPL, translated from the exons ATGTCGGGGTACCCGTGCATGACTTTGACTGTCCGG GCGGCCCCCCCGCCGGTGCCTTCCTTGTGCGGCTGCGGGAGCGGGCGGGGAGGGGCGGCGCAGCCCCGCAGCCGGCGCGGGAAGCCCGTCAGCGCCGGCCCGGGCGCGCAGCCTCTTCCCCTCGGCTCCGCACCGGCCGCAGGAAGGCGCAGCGGGGCGGGGACTCGAGCGAGCAGCGGAGCCTCCCCCGGGGTGGGCAGCGAAGCTCCGCCGCCGGCCCGTGCCCCGGGAGCGCGGCGGGCCCGGGCCATGTCGGAGGCGGAGAGCGGTGCCGCAG